One Aphidius gifuensis isolate YNYX2018 linkage group LG5, ASM1490517v1, whole genome shotgun sequence genomic region harbors:
- the LOC122856617 gene encoding uncharacterized protein LOC122856617, producing the protein MSKQPTRQLSLQQVPKRTSQIRRQRSADDQRTNESNMLLYHSISNQPIRSRRDKSSWVSTDRPKVRIAWTSSIEKEPKVEIIASRIGTASNKRNNINGNSSVTSSVIGNDKATILYSRQELAERLRLAWKQREANKSNIDIFLAHDMTTEERCDSRMSSSSVDDKNSHDNEEQIKADVVNSTDDPSTVFPVNNNNDDRLSKSKYQVGNYANVFDKNVKITMIQDARSKRASFQSGTNLAFNGNLPRTTIVSPLIKESSDKLEKLKDKTNNNTLTDQKTKRTNSAPPLQRRIGLTNIVASKPRVNIIIDTPKISKPRDPLSAQKIDKKESKDCEKINSNLDNSSVKNLSSTSATSTERVVKTNKKRSRNGKRRVDDFSKKNERTKSTCDIVTMVSLVSDADSDSDVEKNSPRDDKLVRQLKCNFPTTPIIKSCPLTINSGNLTNSIIDNSNNSLIPRRVIKSVSFQQDYSAIDAADIQHNDFIPKIIQDNDVRTNWQTTCDDDPKLSSKNSINYWQGIIEESSTLTDREKRCLVVPIGDQRDKKRKFQIQKIKNNTTKNEEHQPNIIQMDMKDFGSGRSVSSGGLNETTVRSGSSVTLTASISKLVKSSSLDQDFVDQEAVDADVEPHLRTTKEKECWHLYRKMCDKGVCVSFDTVLRGMLTPTEYRLRRREITQQI; encoded by the exons atgtCAAAACAACCAACGAGACAATTGTCTCTTCAGCAAGTACCAAAAAGAACAAGTCAAATTAGAAGACAAAGATCAGCTGATGATCAAAGAACAAATGAATCCAACATGTTGCTTTATCACAGTATTTCAAATCAGCCAATAAGATCTAGACGTGATAAATCAAGTTGGGTCTCAACAGATAGACCAAAAGTACGAATTGCATGGACATCTAGCATTGAAAAAGAACcaaaagttgaaataattgCCTCAAGAATTGGTACAGCATCAAATaagagaaataatattaatggtaATTCATCTGTTACATCGTCAGTTATTGGAAATGATAAagcaacaattttatattcacgTCAAGAGCTTGCTGAACGTCTTCGACTTGCTTGGAAACAACGTGAagcaaataaatcaaatattgatatttttttagctcatGATATGACAACAGAGGAGAGATGTGATTCTCGAATGTCATCATCAagtgttgatgataaaaatagcCATGATAATGAAGAACAAATTAAAGCTGATGTTGTTAATTCAACTGATGATCCATCAACAGTATTTCcagtcaataataataatgatgatcgTTTGTctaaatcaaaatatcaaGTTGGTAATTATGCtaatgtttttgataaaaatgttaaaattacaatgatcCAAGATGCAAGATCAAAGAGAGCCAGTTTTCAATCTGGAACAAATTTAGCATTTAATGGTAATTTACCAAGGACAACAATTGTCTCACCATTGATCAAAGAATCATctgataaattagaaaaattaaaagataaaacaaataataatacgtTGACtgatcaaaaaacaaaaagaacaaATTCAGCTCCACCATTACAACGAAGAATTGGTTTAACAAATATTGTAGCATCAAAACCACgtgttaatattatcattgatacaccaaaaatatcaaaaccaCGTGATCCATTAAGTGctcaaaaaattgataaaaaagaatcaaaagattgtgaaaaaataaattctaatttagataattcaagtgttaaaaatttatcatcaacatcagcaACATCAACAGAACGAgttgttaaaacaaataaaaaaagatcaagAAATGGCAAAAGAAGAGTTGAtgattttagtaaaaaaaatgaacgtaCTAAATCAACATGTGATATTGTTACAATGGTGTCACTTGTGAGTGATGCTGACAGTGATtctgatgttgaaaaaaattcaccaaGAGATGATAAATTAGTACGtcaattaaaatgtaattttccAACAACGccaataattaaaagttgtccattaacaataaattctggtaatttaacaaattcaataattgacaATAGCAATAATTCATTGATACCAAGAAGAGTCATAAaatcag TATCATTTCAGCAAGATTATTCAGCAATTGATGCTGCTGATATACAACACAATGATTTTATaccaaaaataatacaagacaATGATGTGAGAACAAATTGGCAAACAACTTGTGATGATGATCCAAAATTATCAtcgaaaaattcaataaattattggcAAGGTATTATTGAAGAATCATCAACATTGACTGATCGTGAGAAACGATGCTTAGTCGTACCAATCGGTGAtcaaagagataaaaaaagaaaatttcaaattcaaaaaataaaaaataatacaactaaaAA TGAGGAACATCAGCcgaatattattcaaatggaTATGAAAGATTTTGGATCTGGAAGATCAGTATCATCTGGTGGTTTGAATGAGACAACAGTTAGGTCTGGAAGTTCAGTAACACTTACAGCATCAATATCAaag CTAGTCAAGTCAAGTAGCCTTGATCAAGATTTTGTTGATCAAGAAGCTGTTGATGCTGATGTTGAACCACATTTAAGAACAACCAAGGAAAAAGAATGCTGGCATCTTTATAGAAAAATGTGTGACAAGGGTGTTTGTGTTAGCTTTGATACTGTATTgag GGGCATGTTGACACCAACAGAATATCGTCTTCGTCGACGAGAAATTACCcaacaaatttaa
- the LOC122856149 gene encoding uncharacterized protein LOC122856149 encodes MADKDGFVPLDDEFTFDEELEMSVNFNKESDIKLDEAIKLLADISTCTINELEPNILSKICPYFDRLIEQNFTKIDNILDENNPSKDNKIFDEYLNSTSDILDYWSTILEHTKTLDKLNASMIKSILNYFPNSAIKISCHLKTKRANYETIPTKLVDVFRNTSSLTKIFYNILNQGIDFTNDTDIFMQTLEKIGEIGRYIQNDLTTMCQTWKTLGKMSVVSKEIIISNSNINIIIMNNFKILESSIERMYKDILDSSVDVFDKRSKCSLFLLKILDRLYEVFCYKQQLTQELICDRVDFIIRLSTCHVVSTGTKLDDTQQDIDKLRRKIFSINWPKTLAKSFFEFDYFWQHLIDKYERVKNTDDSEYSLGYHYLLLSLSTSWKHPDKLLDIVIGNIDNLQDEIFMKTTEFLGINKDDEDGDNSTYVFDKTVEIIFKLLIEREQDFAIFEMIIFKNIFSEYLQSSLLCYHVLQLCYNTTSEKLLIDHIGYFLNTYEALESRENNCLSFVIIGRLIIDIYEILSEENKSAVKCRKKNSLMLLLRETKGDRNSNQIVNLAKIIEAEPANCFPMVIADLKRQPSIKNWNRLKSSLILLGIQKDKKSQMLMNNLLEVMEDMVIEMLVLLLDCIDYEQNVKYFDWKLAMAIFSGIAKIPSLSSSDLLIKISHYLMENIKCLNEPCVNQNEATSLAQLICVLLENKCQWVLQEALEMFNNIVEHSTNEKLINDISTVINRRSNIREIVHAYLQERKIHKFTSDFPSFSHYLCALSKHSSKLSLQHHCQKKYEFIVPEEKIQKLSDNDYDEKADELYDNLMSLSRKKNCLNRNSLKKLTKACEIFLNAEM; translated from the exons ATGGCTGATAAAGATGGCTTTGTGCCATTAGACGATGAATTTACATTTGATGAGGAACTAGAAATGTCTGTTAACTTTAATAAAGAATCAGATATTAAACTTGACGAGGCCATCAAACTTTTAGCTGATATATCAACATGTACAATCAACGAATTGGAgccaaatattttatcaaaaatatgtcCATATTTTGATAGATTGATTGAACAAAATTTcactaaaattgataatattttagatgaaaataatCCATCAaaggataataaaatatttgatgaatatttaaattcaacgaGTGATATTTTAGACTATTGGAGTACCATATTGGAGCACACTAAaacacttgataaattaaatgcttCAATGattaaaagtatattaaattattttccaaataGTGCTATTAAAATATCTTGTCATCTAAAAACAAAACGTGCCAATTATGAAACAATACCAACAAAACTTGTTGATGTTTTTCGTAAtacatcatcattaacaaaaattttttataatatacttaATCAAGGAATTGATTTTACAAATGACACTGATATTTTCATGcaaacacttgaaaaaattggtGAAATTGGTagatatatacaaaatgattTAACAACAATGTGTCAAACATGGAAAACACTTGGTAAAATGTCAGTAGTatcaaaagaaattataatatcaaatagtaatattaatattatcataatgaataattttaaaatactagaATCATCAATTGAGAGAATGTACAAAGACATATTGGATTCTTCAGTTGATGTGTTTGATAAACGCAGTAAatgttcattatttttattgaaaatccTTGACCGACTTTACGAAGTATTTTGTTACAAACAACAACTAACACAAGAATTAATTTGTGATCGTGTGGATTTCATCATTCGTTTATCAACATGTCATGTTGTTTCAACTGGAACAAAGCTAGATGATACCCAACAAGACATTGATAAATTacgaagaaaaatattttcaattaattggCCAAAAACATTGGCCAAATCATTTTTcgaatttgattatttttggcaacatttgATAGATAAATATGAGCGAGTTAAAAATACTGATGACTCGGAATATTCACTGGGCTATCACTACTTGCTTTTGTCACTTTCAACAAGCTGGAAACATCCAGATAAATTATTAGACATTGTCATTGGTAATATTGACAATTTGCAAGatgaaattttcatgaaaacaACTGAATTTTTAGgaataaataaagatgatgaagatggtGATAATAGTACatatgtttttgataaaactgttgaaataatatttaaattattaattgaaagaGAACAAGACTTTGCTATATTTGAgatgattatatttaaaaatatattcagtgAATATTTACAATCATCATTGCTTTGTTATCATGTTTTACAGCTGTGTTACAACACAAcaagtgaaaaattattgattgatcatattggatattttttaaatacatatgaaGCTTTGGAATCACGAGAAAATAATTGTCTGAGTTTCGTAATTATTGGcagattaattattgatatttatgaaattttatctgaagaaaataaatcagCTGTTaagtgtagaaaaaaaaatagtttaatgtTGTTGCTGAGAGAAACAAAAGGTGATAGAAATTCCaatcaaattgtaaatttagcTAAAATAATTGAGGCTGAACCAGCTAATTGTTTTCCAATGGTTATTGCTGATTTAAAACGACAaccatcaattaaaaattggaatCGTCTT aaaagtTCGTTGATTCTTTTGGGTAttcaaaaagataaaaaaagccagatgttgatgaataatttattggagGTAATGGAAG ACATGGTAATTGAGATGCTTGTGTTGCTTCTTGACTGTATTGATTACGAGcagaatgtaaaatattttgactgGAAATTAGCAatg gCAATTTTCTCTGGAATAGCAAAAATACCAAGTCTATCGAGTAGtgatttgttgattaaaattagtcattatttaatggaaaatattaaatgtttgaATGAACCATGTGTGAACCAGAATGAAGCTACATCACTTGCTCAGCTTATATGTGTTTTGTTGGAGAATAAATGTCAATGGGTGCTTCAAGAAGCCCTTGAGATGTTTAATAACATTGTTGAACattcaacaaatgaaaaattaataaacgacATATCTACTGTTATAAATCGTCGATCTAATATTCGAGAAATTGTACATGCTTATTtacaagaaagaaaaattcataaatttacatCTGATTTTCCTTCGTTTTCTCATTATT